The Miscanthus floridulus cultivar M001 chromosome 17, ASM1932011v1, whole genome shotgun sequence genome has a window encoding:
- the LOC136515937 gene encoding probable glycerol-3-phosphate dehydrogenase [NAD(+)] 3, cytosolic, with product MGYAGVPLENILYLGGPNIASEIYNKEYANARICGADKWRKPLANFLRQPHFIVWDNSDLITHEVMGGLKNVYAIGAGMVAALTNESATSKSVYFSLCTSEMIYITHLLAREPEKLAGPLLADTYVTLLKGRNAWYGQKLAKGELTLEMGDSIKGKGTIQGVSAVNAFYELLSQGSLSVMHPETKKAVAPVELCPILKTLYKILIKRELTTNSILQAIRDESMYDPRERIEMAQRQSLFRPSLLGLPKCDAKA from the exons ATGGGCTATG CTGGAGTTCCGTTGGAGAACATTCTGTATCTTGGAGGCCCAAACATTGCTTCTGAGATTTATAACAAAGAGTACGCGAATGCTCGCATTTGTGGAGCTGACAAGTGGAGGAAACCTCTTGCAAATTTCTTGAGGCAACCCCATTTCATTGTATGGGACAATAGTGATCTCATTACTCATGAAGTCATGGGCGGCTTAAAAAATGTATATGCCATTGGGGCTG GTATGGTGGCGGCCCTTACGAATGAGAGTGCAACCAGCAAATCAGTATACTTTTCACTTTGCACTTCTGAAATGATATACATCACCCATCTTCTAGCCAGAGAGCCCGAGAAACTTGCAGGACCCTTATTAGCTGATACATATGTCACACTGCTGAAAGGCCGCAATGCATGGTATGGGCAGAAGTTAGCTAAGGGAGAACTGACTCTAGAAATGGGGGACAGCATCAAAGGCAAAGGGACTATCCAG GGTGTTTCTGCAGTCAATGCATTTTATGAACTGCTGAGCCAGGGAAGCCTAAGCGTGATGCATCCAGAAACCAAGAAGGCTGTTGCTCCTGTTGAGCTATGCCCAATACTCAAAACACTATACAAAATTTTGATCAAGAG GGAGCTCACGACCAATTCCATCCTCCAGGCAATACGTGATGAATCAATGTATGATCCACGGGAACGAATTGAGATGGCGCAGAGGCAATCTCTTTTCCGGCCATCTCTTCTTGGCCTACCTAAATGTGATGCCAAGGCCTAA